A window of the Chloroflexus sp. Y-396-1 genome harbors these coding sequences:
- a CDS encoding PAS domain S-box protein: METPLVYTILISVILFLTSAIVFIVDVQLSNALRKSRQEAVERERAEQRLRQALLAARAGAWEWDAQAQTIRWSPENYPLLAIEPTQEKLTFRTWLERIHPDDRATVQETVERAIKTNQALTVDFRVILPDGTIRWLRGVGQPVVDSDGVLQEMYGLQIDITDQKAIEADLQRSQLYYRSLVEDMPALICRFQADGTLTFVNDLYCKTFQRSREELIGFNFFELIPPERRAQVAADIRQLTPEQPTMEHEHEVLQPDGTIGWQRWINRLLLDDNGVPVEYQAVGIDVTARKKAEIERDRLLNELAARNAELEQFTYTVSHDLKSPLITIKGFASYIQRDIATGNLERIPADLQRIIVAADRMYQLLEDLLNLSRAGRKLSQPSRISLGLLISEAAASVSGRLAERNVYLHLPPNLPEVYGDRTRLREVFQNLIDNAAKFMGDQPNPQIWIDARLADQPGFVLVSVRDNGIGIEPRHAQRIFGLFERLNMQIEGTGIGLALARRIVEAHGGKIWVESEGLGKGATFYITLPLPPVSE, from the coding sequence TTGGAGACACCGCTCGTCTACACCATTTTGATCTCGGTTATCCTGTTCCTGACCAGTGCCATTGTCTTTATCGTTGATGTGCAGCTTTCCAACGCTCTACGAAAGAGTCGGCAAGAGGCTGTGGAACGCGAGCGAGCTGAGCAACGGTTGCGTCAGGCGTTGCTGGCAGCGCGGGCAGGTGCCTGGGAGTGGGATGCCCAAGCGCAAACCATTCGTTGGTCACCAGAAAATTATCCTCTACTTGCTATCGAACCTACTCAAGAAAAACTTACTTTTCGCACATGGCTTGAGCGCATTCATCCCGACGATCGGGCCACCGTTCAGGAGACGGTTGAACGTGCTATCAAAACCAACCAGGCATTGACCGTTGATTTTCGGGTGATCTTACCTGATGGCACAATCCGCTGGTTGCGTGGGGTTGGTCAGCCGGTCGTAGACTCAGATGGCGTATTGCAAGAGATGTACGGTCTTCAAATTGATATTACTGACCAGAAAGCAATTGAAGCCGATCTCCAACGCAGCCAACTCTACTATCGTAGTCTGGTGGAAGATATGCCGGCCCTGATCTGTCGTTTTCAGGCCGATGGTACGCTGACGTTTGTGAACGATCTCTACTGCAAGACATTCCAGCGTTCTCGCGAGGAACTTATCGGTTTCAATTTCTTCGAGCTCATTCCCCCCGAACGACGGGCGCAGGTTGCCGCTGATATTCGTCAGCTTACTCCTGAGCAGCCGACCATGGAACATGAGCACGAAGTATTGCAACCCGATGGCACAATTGGCTGGCAGCGCTGGATCAATCGTCTGCTGCTCGACGATAATGGCGTACCAGTAGAGTATCAAGCGGTAGGGATCGATGTTACCGCACGAAAGAAGGCCGAGATTGAACGTGACCGTCTGTTAAATGAACTAGCCGCTCGCAACGCTGAACTGGAACAGTTTACATACACGGTCTCGCACGATCTCAAAAGCCCGCTCATTACGATTAAAGGTTTTGCAAGCTATATTCAACGTGATATAGCAACTGGTAATTTAGAGCGGATTCCTGCCGATCTGCAACGGATCATCGTCGCTGCCGACCGTATGTATCAGTTACTCGAGGATCTGCTTAATCTGTCACGAGCCGGTAGGAAACTCAGTCAACCCAGCCGGATCAGTCTGGGGTTATTGATCAGTGAGGCAGCGGCCAGTGTGAGTGGCCGATTGGCCGAACGAAATGTTTACCTCCATCTACCACCAAACCTGCCGGAAGTTTATGGTGATCGCACACGATTGCGTGAAGTGTTTCAGAATCTGATCGACAACGCAGCGAAATTTATGGGCGATCAACCAAACCCGCAGATCTGGATCGATGCCCGGCTTGCTGATCAGCCTGGTTTTGTTCTCGTCAGTGTTCGTGATAATGGGATCGGCATCGAACCGCGTCATGCGCAGCGCATATTCGGCCTCTTCGAGCGTCTCAACATGCAGATTGAGGGAACCGGTATCGGTCTGGCGCTGGCACGCCGTATTGTCGAAGCGCACGGTGGTAAGATATGGGTGGAATCAGAGGGTTTAGGAAAAGGTGCAACGTTTTACATTACATTGCCGCTGCCACCTGTATCAGAGTAG
- a CDS encoding alpha/beta fold hydrolase has translation MLTHLALPASLQALFPFRVGEYALPGGAGVMRFVDEGAGTPVVLLHGNPTWSFFYRRLIMALRDRRRVIAPDHLGCGLSDKPPHYQYCLANHIHHLEHLLAWLNLGPVDLVVHDWGGAIGMGWAVRHPELVRRIVLLNTAAFLSPYVPWRIAVGKLPWVGEWAIRHMNAFALAATVMAVTRPLDPAVRAGYLWPYQTPADRVAIARFVQDIPLHPGHRTWPVVDAIDRDLVVLRHKEVRIFWGGRDWCFDDRFLAGWLNRFPSAYVTRLDDAGHYVLEDASDAMIAYLAQWLLAE, from the coding sequence ATGCTGACACACCTCGCTCTACCGGCTTCGCTGCAAGCCCTTTTTCCCTTCCGGGTTGGCGAGTATGCACTGCCCGGTGGTGCTGGCGTGATGCGCTTCGTCGACGAAGGTGCAGGGACACCGGTGGTGCTTCTGCACGGGAATCCAACCTGGTCCTTCTTTTACCGACGCCTGATCATGGCACTCCGTGACCGGCGGCGGGTGATCGCGCCTGACCATCTCGGTTGTGGCTTGTCAGACAAACCACCACACTACCAGTATTGCCTTGCCAACCATATTCATCATCTTGAACATCTGTTAGCCTGGCTCAACCTAGGGCCGGTTGATCTGGTGGTTCATGATTGGGGTGGCGCCATCGGAATGGGATGGGCCGTTCGCCATCCTGAACTGGTGCGGCGGATCGTATTGCTGAATACGGCAGCATTTCTCTCGCCGTATGTGCCGTGGCGCATTGCGGTTGGGAAGTTACCATGGGTCGGCGAATGGGCCATTCGACACATGAATGCCTTTGCCCTTGCCGCTACAGTGATGGCCGTCACGCGACCGTTAGATCCAGCAGTGCGGGCCGGTTATCTCTGGCCATATCAGACGCCGGCTGATCGGGTGGCGATTGCCCGTTTTGTGCAAGATATTCCACTCCATCCAGGGCATCGAACCTGGCCGGTTGTCGATGCTATTGATCGCGATCTGGTGGTGCTTCGTCATAAAGAGGTGCGCATTTTTTGGGGTGGACGTGATTGGTGTTTCGATGATCGCTTTCTTGCCGGATGGTTGAACCGTTTCCCAAGCGCATATGTGACCCGTCTCGATGATGCTGGGCATTACGTATTGGAAGATGCCTCTGATGCGATGATTGCATACCTGGCACAGTGGTTGCTGGCCGAATGA
- a CDS encoding glycosyltransferase family 4 protein, producing the protein MRILFALTYYRPYTSGLTIYVERLARGLVRRGHHVTVLTSQYDPSLPKLEWLDGVRIVRAPVLARVSKGVIMPTFGWLATRLALEHDAMSLHLPQFDAPGLALRGRILKQPVVLTYHSDLKLPPGLLNQVANRVVNVTNQLAAALATRIVAYTQDFADSSPYLRRWHKKVTIIPPPIEVANVPEEEIHAFRRRWNLQGPVIGMAARLAAEKGVEILLEALPRILAVYPTARVLFAGQHEHVLGEEEYARRLAPLLDQFRDHWTFLGILSPKEMAAFFPNLDVLVVPSLNSTETFGLVQVEAMLCGTPTVASNLPGVRQPPLMTGMGKVVPVGDAVALANAILEVIAHRAHYVRPRAEIMALFSTERTVTEYEQLFRQLGVAS; encoded by the coding sequence ATGCGTATTCTCTTTGCCCTGACCTACTATCGTCCTTACACCAGTGGTCTCACCATTTACGTTGAACGACTGGCACGCGGGTTAGTCCGTCGCGGTCATCATGTAACGGTTCTGACCTCGCAATACGATCCGAGCCTACCAAAGCTGGAATGGCTTGATGGCGTGCGTATCGTGCGGGCGCCAGTCCTCGCTCGTGTTAGCAAAGGTGTGATCATGCCTACCTTCGGCTGGCTGGCCACCCGGCTAGCACTGGAGCACGATGCGATGAGCCTGCATTTACCGCAATTCGATGCCCCTGGTCTGGCTCTGCGCGGACGCATCCTCAAACAACCCGTCGTACTAACCTACCATAGCGACTTGAAATTACCACCGGGTCTGCTTAACCAGGTTGCAAATCGGGTTGTCAATGTAACCAACCAGCTCGCCGCAGCCCTGGCAACGCGGATCGTGGCCTACACCCAGGATTTTGCCGACTCTTCACCCTATCTGCGACGATGGCATAAAAAAGTAACAATTATCCCACCGCCGATCGAAGTAGCTAATGTTCCTGAAGAGGAAATTCACGCCTTCCGCCGACGCTGGAACTTACAGGGGCCAGTGATCGGGATGGCTGCTCGGCTAGCCGCCGAAAAGGGAGTGGAGATACTTCTTGAAGCACTCCCGCGAATTCTGGCGGTCTATCCAACGGCAAGAGTGCTCTTTGCCGGTCAACACGAGCACGTTTTAGGCGAAGAAGAATATGCCCGCCGACTTGCCCCGCTGCTCGATCAATTTCGCGATCACTGGACATTTCTTGGTATCCTTAGCCCCAAAGAGATGGCGGCGTTCTTTCCCAATCTTGACGTATTGGTTGTTCCATCTCTGAATTCAACCGAAACCTTCGGTCTGGTACAGGTGGAAGCGATGCTTTGTGGCACTCCCACCGTTGCCAGCAATTTACCAGGAGTACGCCAGCCACCCCTCATGACCGGCATGGGGAAGGTAGTTCCCGTTGGTGATGCAGTAGCTCTAGCTAACGCTATTCTGGAAGTTATTGCCCACCGTGCGCACTATGTACGTCCACGTGCGGAAATTATGGCGTTGTTCAGCACCGAACGCACTGTTACCGAGTATGAGCAGCTCTTTCGTCAGCTTGGAGTCGCCAGTTGA
- a CDS encoding bifunctional diguanylate cyclase/phosphodiesterase: protein MKPHILLVEDNPDHVALIQRAFEQSAVQITATSSLHEARQLLATQSFDLIICDLYMPDGRSDELLTITDTDVPLPVVLMTGHGDEQTAVAALKAGALDYVVKTPATLLELPRIAERALRERRLFIERQQALQALQRSERLFRAMIERSSDAVLIVDRHGFVRYASPSTRHLLGYQVEGFLSQPVASFPFIHPADRERVKNIFFDLVQRSGASTITEFRALHAGGGWRWIEATASNWLDDPAVEGVIVNYRDVTERKLMELRLQHGILHDALTGLPNRLLLSDRLDQAIKRSQRHPNYHFAVLFLDLDHFKFINDSFGHPVGDRFLVAVATRLYRCLRAIDTCARLGGDEFVVLLDDIASVEQAVSVAERILQQLDRPVEVDGHLLHSSASIGIVFGSPEYSEPAEVLRDADIAMYRAKAAGKSRYVVFQPVMREAAQARLGLENDLRRAVTLREFVVYYQPIVNIHSGTLIGFEALVRWQHPVRGLLTPAAFLDVAEEIGLGDAIGWQVMELVCRQLAEWRQTLLANDLSIHVNLSARQFMLPDLYSRLVQLLEQYHLPPRSIKLELTESTLMEYNQEAAAVLASLRNYGIQIVIDDFGVGYSSLSYLIKLPIDQIKIDRNFIIQLNQDRHSEAIVSAIINLARGLHLAVVAEGLETAEQLERMRVAGCDYGQGYLLGYPLSAEEASRLLQQVLQ from the coding sequence GTGAAACCACATATTTTGTTAGTCGAAGACAACCCAGATCACGTTGCGCTTATCCAACGGGCATTTGAACAGAGTGCAGTACAGATCACAGCTACATCATCACTCCACGAAGCCCGACAACTCTTAGCAACCCAATCCTTCGACCTGATTATTTGCGATTTGTACATGCCTGACGGTCGTAGTGATGAATTGCTGACTATCACGGATACAGATGTACCCTTACCGGTAGTCTTAATGACCGGCCATGGAGATGAACAAACTGCGGTAGCAGCACTTAAGGCGGGAGCATTGGATTATGTGGTGAAGACGCCAGCAACTCTGCTTGAACTTCCGCGGATCGCCGAACGAGCGTTGCGTGAGCGCCGGTTATTCATCGAACGACAACAGGCTTTACAGGCCTTACAGCGGAGCGAACGACTCTTTCGCGCAATGATTGAACGCAGCAGTGATGCAGTTTTAATTGTCGATCGGCATGGGTTTGTTCGCTATGCCAGTCCCTCGACTCGTCATCTGCTCGGCTATCAGGTAGAGGGATTCCTGTCGCAACCGGTGGCAAGTTTTCCCTTTATTCATCCTGCTGATCGCGAACGGGTCAAGAACATCTTTTTCGATTTGGTTCAGCGATCCGGGGCTTCGACGATCACCGAGTTTCGAGCGCTTCATGCCGGTGGTGGTTGGCGTTGGATCGAAGCAACCGCCTCCAACTGGCTCGATGATCCGGCGGTAGAGGGGGTAATCGTTAACTACCGCGATGTGACCGAACGAAAATTGATGGAATTGCGCCTACAACACGGGATTTTGCACGACGCACTTACCGGTTTGCCAAACCGTCTGCTCTTAAGTGATCGGTTGGATCAGGCGATCAAACGGAGCCAGCGCCATCCCAATTACCACTTTGCCGTGCTCTTTCTTGATCTCGATCATTTCAAGTTTATCAATGATAGTTTTGGTCACCCGGTTGGTGATCGATTCCTAGTGGCGGTTGCAACACGATTGTACCGTTGTCTGCGCGCCATAGACACATGTGCACGCCTGGGTGGTGATGAGTTTGTTGTCCTGCTTGATGATATAGCTTCCGTTGAACAGGCGGTAAGCGTTGCCGAGCGTATCTTACAGCAGTTAGACCGTCCGGTTGAAGTTGATGGTCATCTCCTTCATTCCTCTGCCAGTATTGGAATTGTGTTTGGCTCGCCAGAATATAGCGAGCCGGCTGAAGTATTACGTGACGCTGATATTGCAATGTATCGGGCAAAAGCGGCTGGCAAGTCGCGCTATGTGGTCTTTCAGCCAGTTATGCGCGAAGCGGCGCAGGCACGGCTGGGGCTTGAAAACGATCTGAGACGTGCCGTAACATTGCGTGAGTTTGTCGTCTATTACCAGCCAATTGTTAACATTCATTCTGGGACATTAATCGGATTTGAGGCATTGGTGCGCTGGCAACATCCAGTGCGTGGTTTACTCACGCCGGCAGCTTTTCTTGACGTTGCTGAGGAGATTGGTTTAGGAGATGCCATTGGTTGGCAGGTGATGGAACTTGTCTGCCGGCAACTGGCCGAATGGCGACAAACGTTATTGGCCAACGATCTGTCAATTCACGTGAACCTTTCGGCGCGCCAGTTTATGTTGCCCGATCTCTATTCACGTCTCGTACAGTTGTTAGAACAGTATCATCTACCACCACGATCGATCAAATTAGAACTCACCGAGAGCACTCTGATGGAATACAATCAGGAAGCTGCCGCAGTGTTGGCAAGTCTCCGTAATTATGGTATTCAAATCGTTATTGACGATTTTGGGGTTGGTTACTCTTCTTTGAGTTATTTGATCAAGTTACCGATTGATCAGATCAAAATTGATCGGAACTTCATTATTCAACTCAATCAGGATCGCCATTCAGAAGCGATTGTAAGTGCTATTATCAATTTAGCGCGTGGACTGCATCTTGCAGTGGTAGCTGAGGGTTTGGAAACCGCTGAGCAGCTCGAACGAATGCGAGTGGCGGGATGCGATTACGGTCAAGGATATTTGCTTGGTTATCCATTATCGGCTGAAGAAGCAAGCCGACTGCTGCAACAGGTATTGCAGTAG
- a CDS encoding response regulator has product MSGNIDPVVILLVEDNPDHTELITRVLSDHRIPNRIIHVADGEAALDYLRRCYPYADPTTNPSPHIVLLDLQLPRLSGLEVLQAIKTDAMLSHLPVVVVTTSRMESDLRLAYQFHANSYLVKPVDFEQFSRMMNDLGDYWLEWNRVLHT; this is encoded by the coding sequence ATGTCGGGCAATATCGATCCAGTGGTGATTCTGCTGGTGGAAGATAACCCTGATCACACTGAACTGATCACTCGTGTGCTGAGCGATCATCGCATTCCCAACCGCATCATCCACGTTGCTGATGGCGAAGCGGCGCTTGATTATCTGAGACGATGCTACCCATATGCAGACCCGACAACCAATCCATCCCCTCACATCGTGTTGCTTGATTTGCAACTTCCACGTTTGAGTGGCCTAGAGGTATTGCAAGCGATTAAAACCGACGCCATGCTTAGCCACCTTCCAGTAGTAGTCGTGACAACATCGCGGATGGAAAGTGATCTTCGCTTGGCGTATCAGTTTCATGCCAACAGTTATCTGGTCAAGCCGGTCGATTTTGAGCAGTTTAGCCGGATGATGAACGATTTGGGTGATTACTGGCTGGAGTGGAATCGGGTGCTTCATACCTGA